The genomic segment AGCAGCGCCTTCCCGTCGCCGAGCCCGAAGAACATCCCCCCGCCGAGCAGCGCCGCGGCCTCGGGGTGACGGGTGTCCGCGTCGAACAGGTCGACCTCCACGAAGGAGATCCCGGTGTACGCGGGCACCGCGTCGGACACCAGCGGCCGCACCCGCGACCAGGCGCCGTCGGCCCCGACGAGCAGATCGGTGGTGAACACCGACCCGTCGGCGAGCGTCACCTCGTACCGGCCGCCCCGGTTCTCCTCCCCGCCCGTCGCCCGGCACGCCACCACCTTGGAGTTCCAGCGGATGGTGCCCTCCGGGAGGGAGGTGAGCAGCAGATCGCGGAGATCGCCGCGGTCGATCTCGGGGCGCTCCCCGGAACCGTCGTCCTCTTCCTCCCGGTGGACGAAGCCGTTCTTGTCGAGCAGCCGCATCGCCTGACCACCCGGGTGCACCTTCGTCAGGAACGCCTCGTGCAAACGCGCCTCGCGCAGCGCCGCCTGCCCGGTCTCCTCGTGGATGTCGAGCATCCCGCCCTGCTTACGTGCGTCCGGCGAGGCGTCCAGGTCGAAGACCGGGACCTCGATGCCGTGCACGTGCAGGACCCGGGCGAGCATCAGGCCGCCGAGCCCGCCACCGATGACGGCTACGGGGTGGTGGGGGGTGGGCGTGGGTGAAGTGGTGGTCGTCATGGCGTGGCTCCTTCTCGACGTACTTCGTACCGGCAAGGGCGCCGGGATTCGTACCGGCGCTGGCGCCGGGATCAGGTCAGGTCGCGCGGGGTGGCCAGCGCGCCGTTGACGACCACCCGGAACATCCACCCGAGGCGCTGCTGCGGGCTACCGGAGAACAGGTCGTCGCCGAGCGCGGCGATACGCGGATACGTGTCGGCGGACGCGGCGCGCAGCGCGCCCACCAGCGCGTCGTGCTCCTCCTCGGCGGGGTCGGTCTCCGAGCGGGTGCCCTGCTCGGCAGCGGCGGCGGTCGCCAGCTGGAGCAGTACGTCCACACTCCAGGCGGCCTGCCCCGGGGGCACCCCGCCCTCGTCCAGCAGGGCGAGGACCGCCTCCACCAGCGCCAGGTAGTTCGCCCCGGTGGGCCGCGCCACGAGCGCGGAACGCGCGAGGCTCGGGTGCTCGAAGAGCACCCCCGTGTACGACCCGAGCACCTGGACGAGCCGCTCCCGCCAGTCCTCCTGGGCCTCGGCCGGGGCCTTCGCGGGGCTCAGGTCGACCGCGCCGAGGTACTCCTCCAGGATCGCGGCGTGCAGCTCGGCCGTGTTCCCGAAGTAGACGTAGAGCGAGGCCGGCCCGGTGTCCAGCTCCGTCGCCAGCCGCCGCATGGTCACACGCTGAAGCCCCTCGGCCCGCATGATCCGCACGGCGGCCTCGACGATGCCCGCATGACCGAGCGCGGGCTTGGCGGGCCGCTCACGGCGGCTGCGGGGAGTGGGGGGTGGGGTGGCTGGTGTCATACGACGAGAGTAACGAACATGTTCGTAGCGAACAAGTTCGTCACGAACACGTTCGTCCTCCGGCGCGTGAAGCCGCTCGCCCCTCAACCGCCCTGGCGCGGCGTGGCACCGCACGACGCCGGCAGATCGATGCAGATCGATGCGCCGATCGCCCTCCTCACCCGGGAGCGGGAGACCACCCCTCACGCACGAGGGGGGCACAGGGCGCCCCTCATCGCGGAGACCGCCTGCCACGCCGGGCATCTCGACGCGGCCCGTGAACTCACCGACGGGCGGCGCTGGTTGGTTCTCACCTGACCGGGCCCGTCGCCGTCCACTTCCGACAAGCCCCTTCGGGGCGTCGGGCGGAATGCCAGACTGATCGGATGATCGACGATCTTCCCGCCGGCCTGACGGCCCGGCACCTCGCCGAGGAAGACCATCTCCGCGTGCTCGCCGTACTGGACACCTGGTGGGATGGCCTCAAAGGGGAGGCAGGGTCGACGGAACGGGCGCTGCTGCTGCCCCGGTTGTACTTCCAGCATTTCGCCACCACCAGTTTCCTGGTCGAACACCACGGCGGAGAGGTAGCGGCCTTCCTGGTCGGCTTCATGTCGCCGACAGCGCCCGGCACCGCCTACGTGCACTTCGCCGGCGTCGACCCGGCACTGCACGGCCACGGGATCGGGAGCACCCTCTACCGGGCCTTCTTCGCGCTCGCCCGGTCCCATGGACGCCGCCACGTGCACTGCGTCACCAGCCCGGAGAACATCGCGTCCCGGGCATTTCACACGCGGCTCGGTTTTACGGCCTCAGCCGTGAAGCCGGACTACGACGGCCCCGGACTCGATCGGGTGGCGTTCACCATCGACCTCTCCACAGGACCAACGGTCACCCCCTGACAGGGCGCACGGCATCCGTCTTCACGATGCGGGGCGACCGGATCAGCCCCTCGCCTCAACTCCTGATGCCGCGCAGGAGGTTACGCACCAAGGCGTCCGCGAACGCCGCGTCGAGCGCCGCGTCGGGCAACAGCAGCCGGTGGTAGCAAGCGCCCCACAGCTGGTCCACGACGACCTGCGGGTCGACGTCGGCGTGGATCTGGCCGAGGGCCTGCGCACGGGTGAGCCGTTCGACGGCGAGGAGTCGGCGCGGGTGGGTGTAGTGCTCCGCGAGGGCGGCGGCCAGGGCGGTGTCGGACTGTGCGGCGCCCACGAGTTGGGCGATCACGTGACCCGTACGCGGGTCGGTGAGCAGGCCGACGAAGGCGTGGAGCTGGGCGGTGAGGTCGCGCTCGACGTCCCCGGTGTCCGCGAACGCGAGGGTGCTCTCGACCGCGCCGAAGTACGCCTCGAAGGCCAGGGCGCCCGGGGAGGGCCACCACTTGTAGAGGGTCATCTTGCTGGCGCCCGCGCGGGCGGCCACCTTCTCGAAGGTGATCCCGGTCAGCCCCGACTCGAAGAGCATCGCACCGGCCGCCTCCAGTACCGCTTCGCGCACCTCCACCGCGGGGCGGCGGCCTCGGCCGCGCCTGACGGAATCCTTCGGCTCCTCGGCCACTCTCCACGCTCCTTCCCGCTCACCGTCACGCATCAGGGGGTCCGGCGCGCCGCGTCAGCGGTGCACCAGCCCTGCTTGCAGTATATGGACGATCAGTCTACATTTTTAATGGACAGACAGTCCATAAATGAGCAGGCGAGCGGGAGGCTGATCCCCATGACCGACACCACCCAGCCCCGGACCGACGGCAACAGCGTCGGCACCCCCGGCACCACCACCCGCGTGGCCATCGTCACCGGCGCCTCCGGCGGCATCGGCCGGGCCGTCGCCGAGCGGCTGGCCGCCGACGGGATGGCCGTGGTCGTGCACTACGGCCGGGACAAGGCGCGGGCCGAGGAGGTCCTGGCGGCCGTGGAGAAGCTGGGCGGGCAGGCCACGGCGGTCAGCGGTGACGTGGCGGACGAGCACGCGATGGCCGCGCTCTTCGCGGCGGCCGAGCAGGCGTACGGAGGCGTGGACGTGGTGGTGAACACGGCCGGGACCATGCTCCTCGCGCCGGTCGCCGAGTTCGACCTCGACGCCTTCGACCGTATGCACCGCACCAATGTGCGCGGCACGTTCGTGGTGTCCCAGCTGGCCGCCCGTACGCTCCGGCCCGGCGGTGCGCTGATCAACTTCTCGACCTCCGTGACCCGGCTCCAGCAGCCCACGTACGCCGCCTACGCGGCCACCAAGGGTGCCGTCGAGGCGATGACGCTGGTCCTCGCCCGCGAGCTGCGCGGCCGTGACGTGACGGTGAACGCGGTCGCGCCCGGCCCGACCGCCACCCCTCTGTTCCTGGACGGCAAGCCGCAGCAGGTGGTGGACGCCATCGCGGGCCTCTCCCCGATGGAGCGCCTCGGCACCCCCGAGGACATCACCGAGGCCGTCGCGTTCCTGGCCGGTCCGGGCCGCTGGATCAACGGCCAGGTGCTCTACGCCAACGGCGGCGTCGCCTGACGCCCGCCACTGCCCTCACCGACAGGGCCGGTCCCACCCGTCGACGCGAAATCGACTCAGCGAAGCGAAAGCGACTCATCGGGAACCTCCGGCCGGGTGCCGGACACGTACAGGGCATGGAACTGAACGACGCCGGCCCCGCCATACCGGCCGGAGGGGCATCCCTGCCGGCCGGTGGCACGGCCTTACCGCCCGGAGGCCCGTCCGACCGGGAGCTCTGGGCAAGGGCCGTCGGCGGCGACCGGGAGGCCTTCGGCCGGATCTTCGACCGGCACGCGAAGACCGTCTACAACTACGTGTTCCGGCGTACGGCCGACTGGTCCGAGGCCGAGGACCTCACCTCGACCGTGTTCCTGCACGCCTGGCGCCGGCGTACGGAGACGGTGCTCGACCGCGACTCGGCCCTGCCGTGGCTGCTGGGCATCGCCGACCGTCTGCTGTCGAACACCAGGCGGCGGCTGAGGCGGGCCGAGGCGTTGCTGCACCGGCTCGTCTCGCACGACGAGCCGGTGGGCGACCACGCGGAACGTATCGCCGTCCTGGTCGACGACGAACGTCGCATGTCGGAGATCCACCGGGCGCTGGCCCGGCTGCCCCGCCACGAACGCGAGGTCGTCGAGCTCTGCGTGTGGTCGGGTCTGGATCAGCAGGCGGCCGCGACGGCGCTGGGGGTGGCTGTCGGGACCGTGAAGTCCCGGCTGCACCGCGCCCGGCGCAGGCTGGGGGTCGCCCTCCTCGACGGAGCCACGGTCCCGGCGTCGTCCCGTTCCAAGATTCCCGTCAACGCGAAGGAGTTCGTGCGGTGAGCGACATGCCAGGCATTCCTGCGGCTCCTTCCGAACGTGATCTGCCGAACCACTGGCGGACCCGAGAGGAACTCCTGATGAAGATCGATCCTGAGGACAACCGTGCTTCGCTGCGACGCAGGTGGGGGGTGCCGCTGGCCGTCGCCGCGGGCGTCGCGACGATGAGCGTCACGGCCGTGGTCGTCTTCGGCGGTACGGGGGAAGCCGAGCCGACGCTCGCGTCCCCCGGGTCGAGCGCCGGAAACCCGACGGGCGCCGCCGCGTCGCCGCGTACCAGCACGACACCCGGCGCCTCGTCGGGCGGCACCTCGTCGGGCGGCGTCACGTCGGGCGTGACCGCCTCGGCCGGATCGTCGGCCACGGGGAAGGCCACCGTCACCAGTGCCACCACGACCCCGATCGACGCCGGGACCGTGGCGAAGATCCTCGCCTCCTGCCTGGGGTCGGACGCATCGCAGTACGACGCTGTGCTCGCGGTCCGCACCCCCCTCGCCACCGAGGACACGGACGGCGTGGTCGTCGCGGTCGACTCCGCCGACCAGTACGTGCAGTGCCAGTCGGACGGCGACAAGGGCATCAGCGTGGACTCCCCGCCCACGTTGATCAACAACCGCCTGTGGGGCACCGGCCGTCTGATCGAGTACTTCGACTCGTTCGGCCAGAGCGCCGGCAAGCAGTCCGGCGCGTACCGGTACACCGCGCTCGGCGCCGGGCACTACGCCTCGAACGTCGCCAAGGTCACCATCAGCTACGACGACGACCCGAAGGAGTACCCGGCGGCCATGGCGGGCGGCGCGTTCGTCTACGCGGCGGCGTTCTCCACCGGTACGTCCAAGCCCGACCGGTACTTCGCGGGCCCGGACGCCACCGTCCACGCGTACGACGCGTCCGGCAAGGAGATCTACGACCAGGCGAAGGACCCGCAGTTCTCCGGCCGGCAGTAGCGCGACTCTCCGACCAGCAGTAGCGCGGCTCTCCGGCCAACGGTGGAGCGGGCGTCACCGACCACCCCCACCGCGGCCTCGTCGCCCCTCCCCCGCTGCCCCGGCCACCCGCCGGGGCAGCGGTGTGCGCGGCCCCGTACCGAAAGAAGCGCGCCACTGACCGGTTTGTATCCTCGGCAGGGTGCCGTCCGGCACCGAGCGGGACCCGCGAGAGGACACACCGTGACCACCGAGCTGAGCTCCGACGCCCTGAGCGCCCCCGGCGCCCCGAGCGACCTGAGCGACCTTGTCGACCGCGCCAGGCAGGACTACGAGGAGCTGGCCGGCCGTGGCCTCTCCCTCGACCTGACCCGGGGGAAGCCGGCGCCGACGCAGCTCGATCTCTCCGAGGACCTGCTGAGCCTGCCGGGCGGCCGGTACACCGCCGCCGACGGCACCGACGTGCGCAACTACGGCGGCCTCCAGGGGCTGACCGAGCTCCGGGAGATCTTCGCCGAGCAGCTCCAGGTGCCGGTGGCGCAGCTGCTCGCGGCCGGTAACTCCAGCCTGGAGCTGATGCACGACTCCCTGGTGCACGCCATGCTCAGCGTGCTGCCGGGCGCCGAGTCGCGCTGGGTGGACCAGGGCCGGATCGCGTTCCTCTGTCCCGTCCCCGGGTACGACCGGCACTTCGCGCTGTGCGAGCGGTTCGGCATCGACATGATCCCCGTGCCGATGACCGAGGCGGGCCCGGACATGGACGCGGTCGAGCGCCTCGTCGCGGAGAACCCGGCCGTCAAGGGCATCTGGTGCGTCCCGAAGTACAGCAACCCGGACGGCGTGGTCTACAGCGACGAGACGGTGGCCCGGCTGGCCGCGATGGAGACCGCCGCGCCCGACTTCCGCATCTTCTGGGACAACGCCTACGCGGTGCACCACCTCACGGAGGAGCGGGTGGAGATCGCCGACCTGCTCGCCGCGTGCGACGCCGCCGGGAACGCGGACCGGGTGTTCGTGTTCGGCTCCACCTCCAAGATCACCCTGGCGGGCGCGGGTGTCGCGTTCTTCGGTTCGTCCCCGGCCAACGTGAAGTGGCTGCTCGCCAACAACTCCAAGCGCTCCATCGGCCCGGACAAGGTCAACCAGCTGCGGCACGCGATGTACCTGCGCGACGCGGACGGCGTACGTGACCTGATGGACCGTCAGCGTCACGTACTCCAGCCGAAGTTCGAGGCTGTGCAGCGCATCCTCGAAGCCGAGCTGGGCGGTACGGGCCTCGCCTCCTGGACCAAGCCCAAGGGCGGCTACTTCGTGAACCTGGAGGTCGAGGAGGGCTGCGCGAAGGAGGTCGTACGGCGCGCCGGCGCGGCCGGTATCGTCCTCACCCCGGCCGGTGCCACCCACCCGTACGGCGACGACCCGACCGACTCCGTCATCCGCATCGCGCCCAGCTACCCGACGCAGGAGGAGCTGGAGGAGGCCATCCTCGGGCTGACCGCGTGCGTGCGGGTCGTCGGGTACGAGAAGCGGCTCGCCGCGAAGTGACGCCGTAACGCGATACCCCAGTAACGCGGAACGATTCCGGGCCGTACGTCCTCCGGGGCGTACGGCCCGGCGCGTGCACCCGAGCAGGCTCCGGGGAAGGATCCCACGCATGACGCGCGACACGAGCGCCGGTCGCTCGGACGACGGCCCCGTCGACGGCTCCAGGAAGTGGCTGTTCCTCGTCGGCGCGATCGCCTCCGAGGTCGCGGCGACGCTCGCCCTGCGGGCCGCGCTCGACGCCCGGCCGTGGTTCGTGCTGGTGGTCGCCGGTTACGTCGCCGCTTTCACGATGCTGGCCCTGGTCCTGCGCGAGGGCATGCCGATCGGTGTCGCGTACGGGATCTGGGGTGCGAGCGGCGTCGCCGTCACCGCGGTCCTGGCCGCGCTCCTCTTCGGGGACCCGCTGACCTGGCTGATGGGCCTCGGCGTCGTGGCGGTCGCCGGCGGGGTCATGACCGTGGAGATCGGCGCGCAACGCGCCACGGCCGCCCGGGAGCAGGCTGCGGCCGCCTCCGCCTCCCGTACCGCCGCACCCGAGGAGCCCACCCCGTGAGCTGGCTCTTCCTGATGGGCGCGATCCTCTGCGAGGTCAGCGGCACCCTCGCCCTGCGCGCCTCCGAGGGCTTCCGCAAGAAGGTGTGGCTGGCGCCGGTCCTGCTCGCGTACGTCGTCTCCTTCGGCTGCCTCGCGCTGGCGCTCTCCCACGGCATGGCGATCGGCGTCGCGTACGGCATCTGGTCCGCGTGCGGGGTCGCGCTGACCGCCGTCCTCGCCCGCCGCCTCTTCGGCGAACCCCTCACCCGGCTGATGGGCCTGGGCATCGCCCTGATCGCGGGCGGCGTCCTGCTGATCGAAGCGGGCGCCCACCCGTAGAGGCCGCCCCGCCCCAGGTCGTTTGTCGGAAGTCCCGCCTGTCCGGCGACGCCCGGCACGCTCGCCGCATTGCCGGGATCGCACCGATACATCCAGCATCGGGGCGACCCTCCGCCGTGCGATCGCACGCACCGGACGCCGCCGGACCCGCCCTCCGGGCGGACGGCGCCACTTCCGGCACACGGCCTACGGCGTGAACACCACGCGCCGGGCCGGGTCGGCGGGTTCGGTCCAGACGGACTCCACCTCGGACAGCGGCACCGCCCGGGTGGCGACGGCGAACGTACCCGCCACCAACTCGTCGACCAGAGAGGGCAGTTCGGCGACGATCCCGGCGGCGGTGAGCGAGCCCTGACCGCTGCCCATGATCCGCAGGTTGGCCGCGCGCAGCACGAAGGACGGCAGAGTGATGTCCGGCCCGGCCGTGGAGCCGATCTGGATCCAGTCGAGCGGTGCACCGCGTTCGGCACGGCGGGTGAGCAGCGCGGGGATGGCGAGTTCGGTGGGGCGGCCCCAGGTGTAGTCGATGACCACGTCCACGTCGGCCGCCGCCTCGCCCAGCCGGTCCGCCGCCTCGGCCGGGTCCCCGGCCAGGGAGACGGTCCGGGTGGCGCCCAGGCCGGTCAGCCGGTTCAGCCGCTCCCGGTCCCGCCCGGCCGCTACGACCGCCTCGGCACCGAGGTGGCGGGCGATCTGGACGGCCATCTGACCGGCGTTGCCGGTCGCGCCGAGGACCAGCACGCTCTGGCCCGGCCGGAAGGAGATCCGGCGGCGCAGCGCGACCCACGAGGACATCGCGGGGTTCATCGCCGCCGCGACGGTGACCGGGTCGGCACCCTCCGGGAGGGGCACGGACCTGCGGGGATCGAGCAC from the Streptomyces sp. NBC_01335 genome contains:
- a CDS encoding FAD-dependent oxidoreductase; its protein translation is MTTTTSPTPTPHHPVAVIGGGLGGLMLARVLHVHGIEVPVFDLDASPDARKQGGMLDIHEETGQAALREARLHEAFLTKVHPGGQAMRLLDKNGFVHREEEDDGSGERPEIDRGDLRDLLLTSLPEGTIRWNSKVVACRATGGEENRGGRYEVTLADGSVFTTDLLVGADGAWSRVRPLVSDAVPAYTGISFVEVDLFDADTRHPEAAALLGGGMFFGLGDGKALLGHRETDGSLHVYVALRTDESWLSTVAFTDTAAAKAAVLEHFADWAPGLRGLIAEADGPLVPRHIHALPAGHRWARVPGVTLLGDAAHLMSPFAGEGANLALIDGADLGRCLAAHPGDTEAALSAYEELLFPRAERTAGESAAGLEAIFAPDAPQPLLDMFAGAGDPDAEQG
- a CDS encoding TetR/AcrR family transcriptional regulator is translated as MTPATPPPTPRSRRERPAKPALGHAGIVEAAVRIMRAEGLQRVTMRRLATELDTGPASLYVYFGNTAELHAAILEEYLGAVDLSPAKAPAEAQEDWRERLVQVLGSYTGVLFEHPSLARSALVARPTGANYLALVEAVLALLDEGGVPPGQAAWSVDVLLQLATAAAAEQGTRSETDPAEEEHDALVGALRAASADTYPRIAALGDDLFSGSPQQRLGWMFRVVVNGALATPRDLT
- a CDS encoding GNAT family N-acetyltransferase; the protein is MIDDLPAGLTARHLAEEDHLRVLAVLDTWWDGLKGEAGSTERALLLPRLYFQHFATTSFLVEHHGGEVAAFLVGFMSPTAPGTAYVHFAGVDPALHGHGIGSTLYRAFFALARSHGRRHVHCVTSPENIASRAFHTRLGFTASAVKPDYDGPGLDRVAFTIDLSTGPTVTP
- a CDS encoding TetR/AcrR family transcriptional regulator, with translation MAEEPKDSVRRGRGRRPAVEVREAVLEAAGAMLFESGLTGITFEKVAARAGASKMTLYKWWPSPGALAFEAYFGAVESTLAFADTGDVERDLTAQLHAFVGLLTDPRTGHVIAQLVGAAQSDTALAAALAEHYTHPRRLLAVERLTRAQALGQIHADVDPQVVVDQLWGACYHRLLLPDAALDAAFADALVRNLLRGIRS
- a CDS encoding SDR family oxidoreductase, with amino-acid sequence MTDTTQPRTDGNSVGTPGTTTRVAIVTGASGGIGRAVAERLAADGMAVVVHYGRDKARAEEVLAAVEKLGGQATAVSGDVADEHAMAALFAAAEQAYGGVDVVVNTAGTMLLAPVAEFDLDAFDRMHRTNVRGTFVVSQLAARTLRPGGALINFSTSVTRLQQPTYAAYAATKGAVEAMTLVLARELRGRDVTVNAVAPGPTATPLFLDGKPQQVVDAIAGLSPMERLGTPEDITEAVAFLAGPGRWINGQVLYANGGVA
- a CDS encoding RNA polymerase sigma factor, encoding MELNDAGPAIPAGGASLPAGGTALPPGGPSDRELWARAVGGDREAFGRIFDRHAKTVYNYVFRRTADWSEAEDLTSTVFLHAWRRRTETVLDRDSALPWLLGIADRLLSNTRRRLRRAEALLHRLVSHDEPVGDHAERIAVLVDDERRMSEIHRALARLPRHEREVVELCVWSGLDQQAAATALGVAVGTVKSRLHRARRRLGVALLDGATVPASSRSKIPVNAKEFVR
- a CDS encoding aminotransferase class I/II-fold pyridoxal phosphate-dependent enzyme gives rise to the protein MTTELSSDALSAPGAPSDLSDLVDRARQDYEELAGRGLSLDLTRGKPAPTQLDLSEDLLSLPGGRYTAADGTDVRNYGGLQGLTELREIFAEQLQVPVAQLLAAGNSSLELMHDSLVHAMLSVLPGAESRWVDQGRIAFLCPVPGYDRHFALCERFGIDMIPVPMTEAGPDMDAVERLVAENPAVKGIWCVPKYSNPDGVVYSDETVARLAAMETAAPDFRIFWDNAYAVHHLTEERVEIADLLAACDAAGNADRVFVFGSTSKITLAGAGVAFFGSSPANVKWLLANNSKRSIGPDKVNQLRHAMYLRDADGVRDLMDRQRHVLQPKFEAVQRILEAELGGTGLASWTKPKGGYFVNLEVEEGCAKEVVRRAGAAGIVLTPAGATHPYGDDPTDSVIRIAPSYPTQEELEEAILGLTACVRVVGYEKRLAAK
- a CDS encoding DMT family transporter; this encodes MTRDTSAGRSDDGPVDGSRKWLFLVGAIASEVAATLALRAALDARPWFVLVVAGYVAAFTMLALVLREGMPIGVAYGIWGASGVAVTAVLAALLFGDPLTWLMGLGVVAVAGGVMTVEIGAQRATAAREQAAAASASRTAAPEEPTP
- a CDS encoding DMT family transporter yields the protein MSWLFLMGAILCEVSGTLALRASEGFRKKVWLAPVLLAYVVSFGCLALALSHGMAIGVAYGIWSACGVALTAVLARRLFGEPLTRLMGLGIALIAGGVLLIEAGAHP
- a CDS encoding quinone oxidoreductase family protein — translated: MRAAVVRSFGSPPRFEEFPTPVPGEGQVLVDVLASGLHPRVRSGADGSHYTGDGRLPLVPGVDGVGRLADGRHVYFVADDDVPGTLAERAVLDPRRSVPLPEGADPVTVAAAMNPAMSSWVALRRRISFRPGQSVLVLGATGNAGQMAVQIARHLGAEAVVAAGRDRERLNRLTGLGATRTVSLAGDPAEAADRLGEAAADVDVVIDYTWGRPTELAIPALLTRRAERGAPLDWIQIGSTAGPDITLPSFVLRAANLRIMGSGQGSLTAAGIVAELPSLVDELVAGTFAVATRAVPLSEVESVWTEPADPARRVVFTP